The window GTATCCGGGCGGAACGCTCGCGCACGTGCATCTCAGCTGGCTCTCGCCGGTGAAGATCCGGCGCACGATGATATCGGGAAGCCTGAAGATGGCCGTCTGGGACGACGTAGAACCGACGGAAAAGGTCTATATCTACGATAAGGGCGTCGTCCTCGATCCGACGAGCTCGACGCTCGCGCAGCAGATGGTCGCGTATCGTTTGGGGGATCTGCACGTGCCGCTCGTCGACAATCGCGAAGCGCTCGGGAAACTCGTCGCGGATTTCGCTTCGTCCATACGGAACGGCACGCCGACCCGCTGCGACGGCGCCTTCGGCGCGGGTGTCGTGGGCGTGATCGAAGCGGCGATGCGTTCCGCGGAGAGCGGCGGAGCGCGGACGAGCCTCTAGCCGCAAGCGCCGTGACCGAGCCGAAGCCGGTGCGCTTCTCGCTGATCCTGCCGGTTCTCAACGAAGAGTCGCGGTTGCCGCTGCTGCTCGACTCGATCCGGCGCCAGCGTTACCCGGCCGATCTCGTCGAGCTTCTCGTCGCGGATGGCGGCTCGACCGATCGCACGGTCGCGGTCGCGGAGTCGTACGGGGCGCGCGTCTTTCCCAATCCGATTCGCCGCGCGGAACCGGGCGCGGGCATGCTGCTCGAGAAGGCGACCGGTGACGTCGGCGTGCTGCTCGCGGCCGACAACGTCTTCGGCGACGAATCGTTCTTGGAGCGGCTCGCGCGCCCGTTCGCCGATCCGAGAGTCTTCGCCGCGTTTCCGAGCCTGACGAGCACGGCGCAGGACGGCGCCACCGCGCGCTACTTCAACGCCTTCAGCGATCCGTTCAACCACTTCATCTACGGCGGCGCCACCTCGCCGGCGTCGTACCACCGCACCTATCGGGCGAAGTGGCGAACGGACGATTACGTCGTCTACGATTTCGCCGCGGGCCCCAAGCCCCTGA is drawn from Candidatus Binatia bacterium and contains these coding sequences:
- a CDS encoding glycosyltransferase; amino-acid sequence: MTEPKPVRFSLILPVLNEESRLPLLLDSIRRQRYPADLVELLVADGGSTDRTVAVAESYGARVFPNPIRRAEPGAGMLLEKATGDVGVLLAADNVFGDESFLERLARPFADPRVFAAFPSLTSTAQDGATARYFNAFSDPFNHFIYGGATSPASYHRTYRAKWRTDDYVVYDFAAGPKPLIALAQAFAIRLPYRKPAGTDEDDVAPVEMLLAQGRDIAYVERAVLEHHTVRDVGDALRKFGPRFRARLTDGEQPMWGRLRTQSRSQRSRAYVWPFYSVSFVVPAIAALYGLLRDRRAEWLYHPFVSAAFGFEFWRQAGLVALSRIKGRA